From the genome of Candidatus Methylopumilus rimovensis, one region includes:
- the gltA gene encoding citrate synthase: MKSTKVTLNFDQESTSLELPLVKSTMGNDAIDIRQLGAHQVFSYDPGFMSTASCSSEITFIDGEKGLLLYRGYPIEQLAEHYDFLDVAYLLMHGELPKPQEKETFSTTINRHTMLHDQLNNIFRGFRRDAHPMAVMVGVVGSMSAFYFDAMDVMNPEHRQISAHQLLAKVPTIAAWSYKYSLGQPFIYPKNDLGYAENFMRMMFATPCEEYKPNPVLAKAFERILILHADHEQNASTSTVRLAGSSGANPFACIAAGIASLWGPAHGGANEATLKMLEEIGDESRIGAFIKRAKDKDDSFRMMGFGHRIYRNKDPRAEIMRKTCYEVLDELGLKDDPIFKLAMKVEQIALEDEYFIEKKLYPNVDFYSGIVMRAMGIPNSMFTAVFALARTAGWVAQWNEMLGQPGSKIGRPRQVYTGKPRRDVPKN, from the coding sequence ATGAAATCAACTAAAGTCACATTAAACTTTGATCAAGAATCAACATCCTTAGAATTGCCTTTGGTAAAAAGCACTATGGGTAACGACGCCATTGATATCCGTCAATTAGGTGCTCATCAAGTCTTTAGTTATGACCCCGGTTTTATGTCGACTGCTTCTTGCAGCTCTGAAATTACTTTTATTGATGGAGAGAAAGGTCTTCTTCTATACCGTGGCTACCCTATTGAGCAACTAGCAGAACATTACGATTTTTTAGATGTTGCTTACCTATTAATGCATGGTGAATTACCCAAGCCTCAAGAAAAAGAAACATTTTCAACAACCATTAATCGTCACACCATGCTCCACGATCAATTAAATAATATTTTCCGTGGATTTAGACGTGATGCTCATCCTATGGCAGTCATGGTAGGGGTTGTAGGCTCAATGTCTGCATTTTATTTTGATGCCATGGATGTGATGAATCCTGAACATCGTCAAATATCTGCGCATCAGCTATTAGCTAAAGTACCTACTATCGCGGCATGGAGTTACAAATATAGCTTAGGCCAACCTTTTATTTACCCTAAAAATGATTTGGGTTATGCAGAAAACTTTATGCGCATGATGTTTGCAACACCATGTGAAGAATATAAACCTAATCCAGTTCTTGCTAAAGCATTTGAACGCATTTTAATTCTTCATGCAGATCATGAACAAAATGCATCCACTTCTACAGTAAGGCTTGCGGGCTCATCAGGAGCTAATCCTTTTGCATGTATTGCTGCAGGCATTGCATCTCTCTGGGGCCCAGCACATGGCGGCGCGAACGAAGCTACTTTAAAAATGCTCGAAGAAATTGGGGATGAAAGTAGAATTGGCGCATTCATTAAACGCGCAAAAGATAAAGATGATTCTTTCCGTATGATGGGATTTGGCCATCGCATTTATCGCAATAAAGATCCTCGTGCAGAAATCATGCGTAAGACTTGCTATGAAGTCCTTGATGAACTTGGCTTGAAAGATGATCCTATTTTCAAACTTGCCATGAAAGTAGAACAAATTGCACTTGAGGATGAATACTTCATTGAGAAAAAACTATACCCAAATGTAGATTTCTATTCTGGCATAGTGATGCGCGCTATGGGAATTCCTAATTCGATGTTTACTGCGGTGTTTGCGCTTGCAAGAACGGCAGGTTGGGTTGCTCAATGGAATGAAATGCTAGGTCAACCTGGAAGTAAAATTGGCCGACCACGCCAAGTTTACACAGGTAAACCTCGACGTGACGTCCCTAAAAATTAA
- a CDS encoding anhydro-N-acetylmuramic acid kinase — translation MENSGNKPFTISHMNELFIGLMSGTSLDGMDAVLVNFGEKSQDIKIMGHSYVPYEDKLKMALLRLHSPNTNELEESLVIGNTVSKKAYEAIEALLKKTNIVSKDIRAIGFHGQTIRHQPQKGFTLQIGNPALLAELSNINVIADFRSRDVAASGQGAPLVPAFHQEIFSHPTTYRAILNIGGIANVTLLNPKATVSGFDTGPGNILLDHWSKTHRNQAFDENGVWAKEGKIIETLLGAFFKDAYFEKTAPKSTGRDHFNESWLNKHLQKSYSTQDIQRTLLELTALSIAKAIDTHAANITEIYLCGGGALNSFLVERLKALMPKIKIQPSDLLGIPTQYVEAAAFAWLAKQMLFSKPGNLPEVTGAKGLRILGALYPA, via the coding sequence ATGGAAAATAGCGGAAATAAACCATTTACAATCTCACACATGAATGAATTATTTATAGGTCTTATGTCCGGCACCAGCCTTGATGGCATGGATGCAGTGCTTGTCAATTTTGGTGAAAAATCTCAAGACATCAAAATTATGGGTCATAGCTATGTGCCCTATGAGGATAAACTCAAAATGGCTTTATTAAGACTCCATTCACCAAATACTAATGAGCTTGAAGAAAGTCTCGTCATAGGCAACACAGTTAGCAAAAAAGCCTATGAAGCGATTGAAGCTTTGCTTAAAAAAACAAATATCGTATCCAAAGATATCAGAGCCATTGGATTTCATGGGCAAACCATTCGGCATCAACCCCAAAAAGGCTTCACCTTGCAAATTGGAAATCCTGCACTTTTAGCTGAGCTTTCCAATATCAATGTGATTGCTGATTTTAGAAGTCGAGATGTTGCAGCAAGTGGACAAGGTGCGCCATTGGTACCCGCATTTCATCAAGAAATTTTTTCACATCCAACCACTTATCGTGCCATTCTTAATATTGGCGGAATTGCTAATGTCACTCTATTAAATCCTAAAGCTACTGTGTCAGGTTTTGATACGGGCCCTGGTAATATTTTATTAGATCACTGGAGCAAGACGCATCGAAATCAAGCATTTGATGAGAATGGTGTATGGGCTAAAGAGGGTAAAATTATTGAAACACTCCTTGGTGCTTTTTTTAAAGACGCTTATTTTGAAAAAACTGCGCCCAAAAGTACCGGCCGTGATCACTTTAATGAATCGTGGCTTAATAAACACCTACAAAAATCTTACTCAACACAAGATATCCAGAGAACGCTTTTGGAACTCACGGCATTAAGCATTGCAAAAGCAATAGATACGCATGCTGCAAACATCACTGAAATATATTTATGTGGTGGTGGTGCTTTAAATAGTTTCTTGGTTGAACGATTAAAAGCATTAATGCCCAAAATTAAAATTCAACCCTCAGATCTGCTTGGTATACCTACACAATATGTTGAAGCCGCAGCATTCGCATGGCTTGCAAAACAAATGCTATTTTCAAAACCAGGCAACTTACCCGAAGTCACTGGGGCTAAAGGCTTACGCATTTTAGGTGCACTCTATCCTGCATAA
- the tyrS gene encoding tyrosine--tRNA ligase has protein sequence MATEINQALALIKRGAEEILLEEELLEKLKKGKPLRVKAGFDPTAPDLHLGHTVLLNKLRQFQDLGHHVLFLIGDFTGMIGDPTGKSATRPPLSQDEVKKNAESYAEQVFKILKRDQTEVVFNSTWLTDLGAAGMLKLAASHTVARMLERDDFSKRYKANQPIAIHEFLYPLLQGYDSVALKADVELGGTDQKFNLLMGRELQKQSGQSPQCVITMPLLEGLDGVQKMSKSLGNYIGINEAPEIIFAKIMSISDELMWRYIELLSFATLDEIQSWKANVEAGQNPRDIKVTFAQEIVARFHSKEAAIEALDNFQTRSKGGIPENVPEVNITIQTDTIGILQILKEAALVTSTSEGMRLIEGGGIKIDGERLEDGKKMISKNSEFVAQIGKRKFAKIKVL, from the coding sequence GTGGCTACTGAAATCAATCAAGCATTAGCGCTCATTAAAAGAGGCGCTGAAGAAATTCTTCTAGAAGAAGAGCTTCTTGAAAAACTCAAAAAAGGCAAACCTTTAAGAGTTAAAGCTGGCTTCGATCCTACAGCCCCCGATCTTCATTTAGGCCATACCGTTCTATTAAATAAACTTAGACAATTTCAGGATTTAGGCCACCACGTTTTATTTTTAATTGGTGACTTCACAGGGATGATTGGGGATCCCACAGGTAAAAGTGCGACACGACCCCCTTTGTCTCAAGATGAAGTTAAAAAAAATGCTGAGAGTTATGCCGAGCAAGTTTTTAAAATATTAAAACGTGATCAAACCGAAGTAGTTTTTAATTCAACATGGCTTACCGATTTGGGTGCTGCCGGTATGTTGAAATTAGCGGCAAGCCATACAGTCGCACGAATGCTAGAGCGTGATGATTTTAGTAAGCGATATAAAGCTAACCAGCCTATCGCTATTCATGAATTTTTATATCCCCTTCTTCAAGGTTATGACTCTGTGGCATTAAAAGCAGATGTGGAATTGGGCGGTACTGATCAAAAATTTAATTTATTAATGGGTCGCGAATTACAAAAACAATCAGGTCAATCTCCGCAATGTGTTATTACGATGCCACTTCTCGAAGGCTTAGATGGCGTGCAAAAAATGTCTAAATCGCTAGGTAATTACATTGGGATTAATGAAGCACCTGAGATAATTTTTGCAAAAATTATGTCAATTTCAGATGAATTAATGTGGCGATATATTGAGTTACTTTCTTTTGCAACTTTGGATGAGATTCAAAGCTGGAAAGCAAACGTAGAGGCAGGTCAAAATCCTCGTGATATCAAAGTTACTTTTGCTCAAGAAATTGTGGCGCGATTTCATTCAAAAGAGGCCGCTATCGAAGCGCTGGATAATTTCCAAACTCGCTCTAAAGGTGGCATCCCAGAGAATGTGCCTGAGGTAAACATCACTATTCAAACTGATACGATAGGTATTTTACAGATTCTTAAAGAGGCGGCCCTTGTGACGAGCACTTCAGAAGGCATGCGTCTTATTGAGGGCGGTGGTATTAAAATTGACGGCGAGCGCCTTGAAGATGGCAAAAAAATGATCTCTAAAAATAGTGAATTTGTAGCTCAAATAGGCAAACGAAAATTTGCCAAGATTAAAGTGCTTTAA
- the rimP gene encoding ribosome maturation factor RimP, which translates to MEKLETLIEKTVQQLGYELVDLEISNRGKLLRVYIDKPDSVTIDDCTLVSNHLGHVFTVEQDLDYDRLEVSSPGMDRVLKKLADFERFKGERASVKLRMPLDARKNFLGTIDGTEKDTVLLMCEGELYRFALSNIDKARLSPEFKR; encoded by the coding sequence ATGGAAAAGCTTGAGACATTAATTGAAAAAACCGTACAACAGCTCGGATACGAGTTGGTCGATTTGGAGATTTCAAATCGAGGAAAGCTTTTACGTGTTTATATTGACAAGCCTGATTCTGTGACGATTGATGATTGCACTTTAGTGAGCAACCACCTAGGTCACGTATTTACCGTAGAGCAGGATTTAGATTACGACAGACTAGAGGTGTCATCCCCTGGTATGGATCGCGTATTAAAGAAATTAGCTGATTTTGAACGCTTTAAAGGTGAGCGAGCTTCTGTGAAGTTAAGGATGCCTCTAGATGCGCGTAAAAATTTTTTAGGCACCATTGATGGGACAGAAAAAGATACTGTGCTTTTGATGTGCGAGGGTGAGCTTTATCGTTTTGCTTTATCAAATATTGATAAAGCGCGATTGAGCCCAGAATTTAAACGTTAG
- the nusA gene encoding transcription termination factor NusA, translating into MSREILLLVDALAHEKNVNKDVVFEALESALASATKKKNTEDIDVRVEINRDTGEYKSFRRWTILNDELIENEDAQISLTDPRAEGKAENDTIEVPLESIEFGRIGAQAAKQVILQKVREAEREQILEDFLGRNEKLVTGVIKRMDRGNGIIEVGRIEAVLPRDQMIPKENLRIGDRVRAYLTSVERSHRGPQLILSRTAPEFLVRLFELEVPEIEEGLLEIKSASRDPGLRSKIAVKANDQRIDPVGTCVGMRGSRVQAVTGELAGERVDIVLWSMEPAQFVINAMAPAEVSSIVVDEEKHSMDVVVNEENLAQAIGRNGQNVRLASELTGWNINILTEEESSKKNEEEYASTSQLFMAKLDVDEDVADILVQEGFSTLEEIAYVPLQEMVEIEAFDEDTVNELRSRARAALLTEAIAKEEKVEEAAEDLLTMEGMDDATANLLASKGISKMEDLADLAVDELVEMTSMDEERAKQLIMTARAPWFV; encoded by the coding sequence ATGAGTCGCGAGATTTTATTATTAGTAGATGCTTTAGCCCATGAAAAAAATGTGAACAAAGACGTGGTCTTTGAAGCACTTGAATCAGCCTTGGCTTCTGCTACAAAGAAAAAAAATACAGAAGATATTGACGTGCGTGTCGAAATCAATCGCGATACGGGCGAATATAAATCTTTTAGACGTTGGACGATTTTGAATGATGAGCTTATTGAAAATGAAGATGCTCAGATCTCTTTGACTGATCCTCGTGCAGAAGGCAAAGCTGAAAACGATACGATCGAAGTACCTTTGGAATCTATTGAATTTGGACGAATTGGCGCACAAGCGGCAAAACAAGTGATCTTACAAAAAGTACGTGAAGCTGAAAGAGAGCAAATTTTAGAAGACTTCTTAGGCCGTAATGAAAAATTAGTGACAGGTGTGATTAAGCGTATGGATCGCGGCAATGGCATTATTGAAGTGGGCCGCATTGAAGCAGTGCTTCCGCGCGATCAAATGATCCCTAAAGAAAATTTACGAATCGGTGACCGCGTAAGAGCTTATCTTACAAGCGTTGAAAGAAGTCACCGCGGACCACAATTGATTTTATCCAGAACAGCACCTGAATTTCTTGTTCGTTTATTTGAACTTGAAGTACCTGAAATTGAAGAAGGTTTATTAGAAATTAAATCTGCGTCACGTGATCCAGGCTTACGTTCAAAAATTGCCGTAAAAGCAAACGATCAAAGAATTGATCCGGTAGGCACATGTGTCGGTATGCGTGGATCAAGAGTTCAAGCAGTGACGGGTGAACTTGCGGGTGAGCGTGTTGATATTGTTTTATGGTCTATGGAGCCAGCACAGTTTGTGATTAATGCCATGGCACCTGCTGAAGTTTCAAGCATTGTAGTCGATGAAGAAAAACACAGCATGGATGTTGTAGTGAATGAAGAAAATTTAGCGCAAGCGATTGGTCGAAATGGACAAAACGTTCGTCTTGCATCTGAACTCACAGGTTGGAATATTAATATTCTGACGGAAGAAGAATCTTCTAAGAAAAATGAAGAGGAATATGCAAGTACAAGTCAATTATTCATGGCGAAACTTGATGTGGATGAAGATGTGGCTGATATTCTTGTGCAAGAAGGATTTAGTACATTAGAAGAAATTGCATATGTACCATTACAAGAAATGGTTGAGATCGAAGCATTCGATGAAGACACAGTGAATGAACTTCGTTCACGTGCGAGAGCTGCTCTTCTTACTGAAGCGATTGCTAAAGAAGAAAAAGTTGAAGAGGCAGCTGAAGACTTACTTACGATGGAAGGTATGGATGACGCTACGGCAAATCTCCTTGCATCCAAAGGCATTTCAAAAATGGAAGATCTTGCAGATCTTGCTGTAGATGAATTGGTTGAAATGACTTCAATGGATGAAGAGCGTGCGAAACAGTTAATTATGACTGCTAGAGCGCCTTGGTTTGTTTAA
- the infB gene encoding translation initiation factor IF-2 — MGQSTVTKFAEELGLPVDLLIEQLKSAGVNKSAAEDSLTEVDKSALLEYLRKEHGQSQAPKNKITLTHKQNKEIKKTDSTGRARTIQVEVRKKRVLVRREDGQPVDTPIEAPKPIESVAKPQAKGHVLGEDELSMREDEAKRHAALAAAQAEDVRKKQEAVAKANAAPAAKLSEGTLHRPASKAGVKVEGKDKQVDKSEKDWSDREFKKRTLKGRGDSSAASGWRSPKSKSKHREENEESTFVAPTEPIVREIHVPETISVADLAHKMSVKATEVIKVLMNMGMMVTINQILDQDTGMIVVGEMGHNAIAALDNDPEALIDQDSTVEAILEMRPPVVTVMGHVDHGKTSLLDYIRTTRVASGEAGGITQHIGAYHVETPRGMVTFLDTPGHEAFTAMRARGAKATDIVILVVAADDGVMPQTIEAIHHAKAGNVPLVVAINKIDKPEAAPERVKMELVAQEVVPEDFGGDTMFVEVSAKSGQGIDKLLESVLLQAEVLELKAPKNTPAKGIVIEGRLDKGRGPVATILIQSGTLQRGDTLLAGSAFGRIRAMLDETGKEIKEAGPSIPVEVLGLADVPNAGEEVVVLNDERKAREIALFRQGKFRDVKLAKQQAAKLENIFDQMAEGSVKVLPLIIKSDVQGSYEALSTSLQKLSTDEVKVNVIHMGVGAVTESDVNLASASKAILIAFNVRAEAGARKLIDSLEVDVHYYSIIYEAVDQVKAALGGLLSPEQKESVIGMVEIREVFKISKVGSIAGCYVQDGVIRRNSMVRVLRNNVVIHSGELDSLKRFKDDVKEVKNNFECGLSIKNFNEIEVGDMLEVFEVVEVARKL; from the coding sequence ATGGGACAATCAACTGTCACTAAATTTGCTGAGGAATTAGGATTGCCTGTTGATTTATTAATCGAACAGCTTAAAAGTGCTGGCGTAAATAAATCAGCAGCAGAAGATTCATTAACCGAAGTAGATAAATCAGCATTGCTTGAATATCTTCGTAAGGAGCATGGTCAATCTCAAGCGCCAAAAAATAAAATCACTTTAACGCACAAGCAAAACAAAGAGATTAAAAAAACAGATAGCACAGGACGCGCTCGCACCATTCAAGTTGAAGTCCGTAAAAAACGTGTTCTGGTAAGACGTGAAGATGGACAGCCTGTTGATACACCTATTGAAGCGCCTAAGCCTATTGAGTCAGTTGCGAAACCTCAAGCAAAAGGTCATGTGCTTGGTGAAGACGAATTATCGATGAGGGAAGATGAAGCTAAGCGTCATGCGGCCCTTGCTGCAGCGCAAGCTGAAGACGTTAGAAAAAAACAAGAAGCGGTTGCAAAAGCAAATGCAGCCCCAGCAGCCAAATTAAGTGAAGGCACACTGCATCGCCCTGCTTCAAAAGCTGGCGTTAAAGTGGAAGGTAAAGACAAACAAGTTGATAAGAGCGAGAAGGATTGGTCTGATCGCGAATTTAAAAAACGTACACTGAAAGGCCGTGGTGATTCTAGCGCTGCTTCAGGATGGCGCTCACCTAAATCAAAATCAAAACATCGCGAAGAGAATGAAGAGTCAACATTTGTGGCGCCCACCGAACCGATCGTTCGGGAAATTCACGTACCAGAAACGATTTCAGTGGCTGACTTAGCGCATAAGATGTCAGTGAAAGCTACCGAAGTGATTAAGGTGCTCATGAACATGGGCATGATGGTAACAATCAATCAAATTCTAGATCAAGATACTGGAATGATTGTGGTCGGTGAAATGGGTCACAACGCGATTGCAGCTTTAGATAACGATCCTGAAGCGTTGATTGATCAAGACTCAACAGTAGAGGCTATTTTAGAAATGCGTCCTCCAGTCGTGACTGTCATGGGTCACGTGGATCACGGTAAAACATCACTTCTTGATTACATTAGAACAACACGCGTAGCTTCTGGCGAAGCAGGCGGCATTACACAACATATTGGTGCATATCACGTGGAAACACCACGTGGCATGGTGACTTTTTTAGACACACCAGGCCATGAAGCATTTACGGCAATGCGCGCTCGCGGCGCTAAAGCTACCGATATTGTGATTTTAGTGGTGGCAGCAGATGATGGAGTCATGCCACAAACTATTGAAGCGATTCATCATGCAAAAGCAGGTAATGTTCCGCTTGTAGTTGCAATTAATAAAATTGATAAACCTGAAGCAGCTCCAGAGCGCGTGAAAATGGAGCTCGTTGCGCAAGAAGTGGTACCTGAAGATTTTGGTGGCGACACCATGTTCGTGGAGGTCTCAGCAAAATCAGGACAAGGTATTGATAAATTGCTTGAGTCAGTTCTTCTTCAAGCTGAAGTGTTAGAGCTCAAAGCACCTAAAAATACGCCAGCTAAAGGCATCGTGATTGAAGGCCGTTTGGATAAAGGTCGTGGCCCTGTTGCAACTATTCTTATTCAATCAGGCACATTACAACGCGGTGATACATTATTGGCTGGATCAGCTTTTGGTCGTATTCGTGCGATGCTCGATGAAACAGGTAAAGAAATTAAAGAAGCAGGACCTTCGATTCCGGTTGAGGTGCTGGGTCTAGCAGACGTTCCGAATGCAGGCGAAGAAGTTGTGGTATTAAATGATGAACGCAAAGCGCGTGAAATTGCTTTATTCCGTCAAGGTAAATTTAGAGATGTGAAATTAGCAAAACAACAAGCTGCAAAACTCGAAAATATATTTGATCAAATGGCTGAGGGTAGCGTCAAAGTGTTACCACTCATTATTAAATCCGATGTACAAGGTTCTTACGAAGCGCTATCTACATCACTCCAAAAATTATCCACAGATGAAGTTAAAGTGAATGTGATTCACATGGGTGTGGGTGCAGTGACGGAGTCTGATGTGAACTTAGCAAGCGCATCAAAAGCAATTTTAATTGCTTTTAATGTAAGAGCAGAAGCAGGTGCACGTAAATTAATTGATTCACTCGAAGTTGATGTTCACTATTACAGTATTATTTATGAAGCAGTGGATCAAGTGAAAGCGGCGCTTGGCGGATTGTTATCTCCTGAGCAAAAAGAAAGCGTTATTGGTATGGTTGAAATTCGCGAAGTGTTCAAAATTTCTAAAGTGGGTTCGATCGCCGGTTGTTATGTTCAAGATGGTGTGATTCGAAGAAATTCAATGGTGCGGGTCTTAAGAAATAACGTTGTGATTCATTCAGGCGAACTCGATTCATTGAAACGCTTCAAAGATGATGTCAAAGAAGTTAAAAATAATTTTGAATGCGGACTCTCTATAAAAAACTTTAATGAAATTGAAGTGGGCGATATGCTCGAAGTATTCGAAGTGGTTGAGGTTGCTCGTAAGCTTTAA
- the rbfA gene encoding 30S ribosome-binding factor RbfA: MVNRSYARSDRISEQIKRELAELIQSELKDPAVGMLTITEVQVTPDLLHAKIYFTSPTNDPLIMQGLERSTGYLRAQLSKRMATRGIPQLHFVYDTSIDEGMKISQLIKDALPPQ, translated from the coding sequence ATGGTGAATCGATCTTATGCGAGAAGTGATCGCATTTCAGAGCAAATTAAGCGAGAACTCGCAGAGCTTATTCAATCAGAACTCAAAGATCCTGCAGTAGGAATGCTGACCATTACTGAAGTCCAAGTGACTCCTGATTTACTTCACGCTAAAATATATTTTACATCCCCCACTAATGATCCTTTGATCATGCAAGGCCTAGAGCGCTCCACAGGATATTTACGTGCCCAATTATCAAAGCGCATGGCAACACGCGGCATACCCCAACTTCATTTTGTGTACGATACGTCTATCGATGAGGGTATGAAAATTTCACAACTCATTAAAGACGCACTCCCTCCCCAGTAA
- the truB gene encoding tRNA pseudouridine(55) synthase TruB has product MQKKSSKREIDGVFLLDKPLGFSSNQALKKIQWLLNAKKAGHTGTLDPMASGLLPICLGEATKFSHRLLDANKTYIATIQLGITTTTGDQEGAVVSDKEVVLNEAQLNDTLKKFIGEITQIPPMYSALKFEGKPLYEYARDGIEIERKSRQIKIYDIKLIKIEESIITIEVACSKGTYIRTLAEDIGQTLGCGAHLKGLVRTQTGNFQLSDALSVEALEAMSMASREKSLIPIDALLEDLLSVELTVAETEAIKKGQSIDFIGKNEKELRLYSATGQFVGVGQPDLEGRLFPKRLIANIL; this is encoded by the coding sequence ATGCAAAAGAAGTCTTCGAAGCGCGAGATTGATGGCGTTTTTCTACTCGATAAGCCGCTTGGTTTTTCTTCAAATCAAGCGTTAAAAAAAATTCAATGGTTGTTAAATGCAAAAAAAGCAGGACACACAGGCACCCTTGATCCGATGGCTTCAGGACTTTTGCCTATTTGTTTAGGTGAGGCTACAAAATTTTCTCATCGTCTTCTTGATGCCAATAAAACTTATATCGCAACGATTCAATTGGGCATCACTACTACAACGGGAGACCAAGAAGGGGCTGTAGTTTCAGACAAAGAAGTTGTCTTAAATGAAGCTCAATTAAATGATACATTAAAAAAATTTATAGGTGAGATTACACAAATACCGCCTATGTATTCTGCGCTGAAATTTGAAGGAAAACCCTTGTATGAATATGCAAGAGATGGGATTGAAATTGAGCGGAAATCTCGACAAATCAAAATTTACGACATCAAGCTTATAAAAATTGAAGAGAGCATCATCACTATTGAAGTTGCATGCAGTAAAGGCACTTACATTAGAACCTTGGCAGAAGATATTGGGCAGACATTGGGATGTGGTGCCCATTTAAAGGGTTTAGTAAGGACCCAAACAGGTAATTTTCAATTATCAGATGCACTCTCAGTCGAAGCACTTGAGGCTATGTCTATGGCGTCACGAGAAAAATCACTCATACCCATTGATGCTTTACTCGAAGATTTATTATCGGTCGAATTAACTGTGGCCGAAACGGAAGCGATTAAAAAAGGGCAAAGTATTGATTTTATTGGTAAAAATGAGAAAGAATTACGCTTATATAGTGCTACAGGTCAATTTGTAGGCGTAGGCCAGCCCGACCTTGAGGGGCGCCTTTTTCCTAAGCGCTTAATCGCAAATATATTATAA
- the rpsO gene encoding 30S ribosomal protein S15 — translation MASTAAERAKVVSEYQQAKNDTGSPEVQVALITSRIGYLTEHFKTNAKDHHSRRGLLALVSQRRKLLDYLKGKNLGRYQSLIERLGLRK, via the coding sequence ATGGCATCAACAGCAGCAGAAAGAGCCAAAGTTGTAAGTGAATATCAACAGGCAAAGAACGACACGGGATCCCCAGAAGTGCAAGTTGCACTTATCACAAGTCGTATTGGTTATTTAACAGAACATTTCAAAACCAATGCAAAAGACCATCACTCACGTCGTGGACTTTTAGCGCTTGTAAGTCAACGCAGAAAATTATTAGATTACCTCAAGGGTAAGAATTTAGGTCGCTATCAATCATTGATTGAGCGTCTTGGTTTACGTAAATAA